One Sulfurimonas sp. HSL-3221 genomic window, TAGAGGTGCTGCTGCCCGCCGGAGATGCCGACGTTGGTGAAGAAGGAGGTGATCTTCTCGATCTTTTCCAGAGGGACGTCGTAGCCGCACTCCTCGTCGATCTCCTCCTTGGCGATCTGGAGCAGAGGGGCCTTTTTGTCGACGATCCCCGCGCAAAGCTCGTATGTGAACAAGTGTTCAGGGTGGTTCATGTGCACCGGGGGGCGGAACTGTTTGACGAGGAGGAAGGCCTCACGTTCGGTATGGTAGAGCAGGACGGCGACGCTGTCGTGGCTCTTGACGGCCTCCCAGCTCAGCTCGCGGCCGTTTTGCGTATAGAGGATGCGGACGGGGCGTACGAACGCCGGCGCTTCCAGGGGGATCGTCTCAAAGCGGGTAATCTTGAATGGCATGTTACAATCATATAAAGCAAAGCTTAAATTGATGCCAGCGTTTCAAAAGCGCTAGACATGTTGGCGTTTGGCTACTACAATGCCCCCATTATTCCAGAGGAGAAGCGATGGTCCCGACACAAGAGGAGCTTGACGCATTTATCCGCGAACGGTTTTTCTGCCACTTCGGCCACGAGGATGAAACAGCACTCGCGAGCGCCGTGGAGGAGTACCGAGCCGTCAAGGCGTTCCGCGTCAACGAAAATATCCATGAAACCGGCCAGCGCCTTTCTGAGGAGGGGCACTATGTCATGCGCCTCTATGCGATGTTTTACATGGGGCAGGTGCTCGACGCGCTTAAAATCGACCGCGAAGATCCCAACGTCATGGAAGACAGCGCCTGCGGTAACATCGGAACGGCGGGGCGCATCGCGAAGATGTATACCGGGGCCGTGCCCGAGGACGAGCGCGAGCTGATGAGCGGCCGCTGGAACCCCGAGCCGCGTATGGCGACCTTCCCCAACAATGCGCAGACGCACGAGCCCGTCTTTGTCACGACGCAGCTCGATGCCGTCTGCAGCCACCACTTTATCCGTTTCGGGCAGGACCAGGCGGACACGGGCTCCGTGGTCGTCGTCGGCTACATTCCGCGCGAAAAGCTCGGCGGTATCAGCAAGATCAACCGTTTCGTCAACTGGTGCGCGCGCCGCGGCTGGCTGCAGGAGGATCTGACGCGCTACATCGGCAACAAGATCATGCAGGTCTTCGAGACGGATTCCGTTTACGTGGGCCTCTTCAATCTCAAACACGGCTGCACGGCGTTCCGGGGCGCGTGCGACATCAACGCCTCGACCTCGACGACCTACGTGACGGGCGCGTTCGAAAAAGACCGCAGCCTCATCCCGCTGAAGTTCCAGTGAGGCGGGCGGCATGACGTGGATTATCGATAAACAGTTCGACTTTTGTTACGGCCACCGGGTCTGGTCGCAGAGCCTCGAGACGGAGTATAGCCTCGACGACTGCCTGATGTGCCGCCACCTGCACGGGCACCAGGGGCGGATCAAGATCTTTCTCGCCGCGGAGACGCTGCAAAACGGGATGGTGACCGATTTCAAACACCTCAACTGGTTCAAGCAGTGGCTCGACGCGACCCTGGACC contains:
- a CDS encoding NUDIX domain-containing protein, coding for MPFKITRFETIPLEAPAFVRPVRILYTQNGRELSWEAVKSHDSVAVLLYHTEREAFLLVKQFRPPVHMNHPEHLFTYELCAGIVDKKAPLLQIAKEEIDEECGYDVPLEKIEKITSFFTNVGISGGQQHLYFAEIDEAMRAHDGGGIHTEEIVLEWVPLTEANAFVFDENRAKTPGLMFAFYWFFAK
- a CDS encoding GTP cyclohydrolase I; the encoded protein is MVPTQEELDAFIRERFFCHFGHEDETALASAVEEYRAVKAFRVNENIHETGQRLSEEGHYVMRLYAMFYMGQVLDALKIDREDPNVMEDSACGNIGTAGRIAKMYTGAVPEDERELMSGRWNPEPRMATFPNNAQTHEPVFVTTQLDAVCSHHFIRFGQDQADTGSVVVVGYIPREKLGGISKINRFVNWCARRGWLQEDLTRYIGNKIMQVFETDSVYVGLFNLKHGCTAFRGACDINASTSTTYVTGAFEKDRSLIPLKFQ